The Argentina anserina chromosome 3, drPotAnse1.1, whole genome shotgun sequence genome includes a region encoding these proteins:
- the LOC126788142 gene encoding aspartic proteinase 36, with amino-acid sequence MGFPAGIVIAGAILMSAAAVLCVSFPSTLVLERAFPADHRVPLSQLRARDRVRHGRMLQTSSGIASFPVEGTFDPFRVGLYYTKLQLGSPPRDYYVQIDTGSDVLWVSCGSCNGCPGTSGLPIELNSFDPRRSSTSQFISCTDKRCSLGVQSSDSGCSTQNNQCSYTFQYGDGSGTSGYYVSDLLHLQTILEGTMTQNSSASIVFGCSTMQTGDLTKSDRAVDGIFGFGQQGMSVISQLASQGVAPNVFSHCLRGDTSGGGILVIGEIVEPNIVYSPLVPSQPHYNLNLQSISVNGQALPVDPTVFATSSNRGTIVDSGTTLAYLAAEAYDPFINAITTTVSQSVRLDTSNGNQCYLVTSSINDIFPQVALNFAGGASMILRPQDYLIQQSFVDGTPRWCIGFQKIQGSGITILGDLVLKDRIFVYDLGGQRIGWANYDCSLSVNVSATSRTGKSEYVNAGQLSDSTSLQNSAHQLIPVLLILLYMLGNFLFL; translated from the exons ATGGGCTTTCCGGCTGGAATTGTGATCGCCGGAGCAATTCTGATGTCGGCAGCGGCGGTGCTGTGTGTTAGCTTCCCGTCGACACTTGTGCTGGAGAGGGCTTTTCCGGCTGACCACCGAGTTCCGCTGAGCCAACTCAGAGCTCGTGACCGAGTCAGGCATGGCCGAATGCTGCAGACTTCAAGCGGCATCGCTAGTTTCCCGGTTGAGGGGACCTTCGATCCGTTCCGAGTTGG GCTTTATTATACAAAACTGCAATTGGGATCTCCTCCAAGGGACTATTATGTGCAAATTGATACCGGAAGTGATGTTCTATGGGTCAGTTGTGGTTCCTGCAATGGTTGTCCCGGAACAAGTGGACTCCCG ATTGAGCTCAATTCGTTTGATCCCAGAAGGTCGTCAACGTCACAGTTCATTTCTTGTACGGATAAACGATGCAGTCTCGGGGTTCAGTCCTCCGATTCTGGTTGTTCCACTCAGAATAACCAGTGTTCGTACACATTTCAGTATGGAGATGGCAGTGGGACATCAGGCTATTATGTATCGGACTTGTTGCACCTTCAGACCATTCTCGAGGGTACTATGACCCAAAATTCTTCAGCTTCCATCGTCTTTGG GTGTAGCACCATGCAGACTGGAGACTTGACAAAGTCTGATAGAGCAGTTGATGGGATCTTTGGGTTTGGCCAACAGGGTATGTCTGTCATCTCTCAATTAGCTTCACAAGGAGTTGCACCAAATGTCTTCTCCCATTGCTTGAGAGGAGATACTAGTGGTGGAGGTATATTAGTTATTGGCGAGATTGTGGAACCAAATATAGTCTACAGCCCACTTGTTCCATCACA GCCTCATTATAATTTAAATCTTCAAAGCATTTCTGTCAATGGACAAGCGCTGCCTGTTGATCCAACAGTTTTTGCCACATCAAGCAACCGAGGAACAATAGTTGATTCTGGTACAACTTTGGCTTACCTTGCAGCAGAAGCTTATGATCCTTTTATTAATGCT ATCACTACCACTGTTTCACAATCTGTGCGCCTTGATACTTCAAACGGAAACCAGTGTTATTTAGTCACCTCCAG CATCAATGATATATTTCCCCAAGTGGCTTTAAACTTTGCTGGTGGTGCATCTATGATTCTGAGACCTCAAGACTACCTTATACAGCAGAGTTTTGTT GATGGTACTCCAAGGTGGTGCATTGGCTTCCAAAAAATTCAAGGTTCAGGAATCACGATTTTAGGGG ACCTTGTCCTAAAAGACAGAATCTTTGTTTATGATTTGGGTGGTCAACGAATTGGCTGGGCGAACTATGACT GTTCATTGTCTGTTAATGTCTCTGCAACTAGTAGAACTGGCAAAAGTGAGTATGTTAATGCAGGACAACTAAGCGACAGTACATCTCTACAAAATAGTGCTCACCAGCTTATACCAGTTTTGCTGATCTTATTATACATGCTAGGAAACTTCTTGTTTTTATAG
- the LOC126788147 gene encoding protein argonaute 5-like — protein sequence MSGRGRGRHHSDARSNPSHGGGGRGRGRGGSSGGASSGAVASAPPQNPTPYPPPPASSSSTPAASSLSSDMEQKLTLVSSTTNTSAAVAVVPPSSSKAVKPPPQRPGFGTAGKKIQVRANHFLVQVAERDLHHYDVSISPEVTSKKIHRDVINQLVHLYSETHLGKRIPAYDGMKSLYTGGPLPFSSKEFVVKLVPKDTGSSSSNSLKKDREFRVVLTLVNKPDLYQLQQFLRSRSVEMPQKAIQVLDVALRATPSEKYTVIERSFFSPELGEKGSLGEGLEYWKGFYQSLRPTQLGLSFNIDVSARSFFEPILVNEFLARYFNYTDRSRPLPDRDCMKVKRSLKRIKVEVILMDWTKNKEVKRTYTINGLSAEPLGQLKFTCEGEDTSVVQYYRKKYNIDLKYGAWPAIQAGNDSKSIYLPMELCKIVAGQRYTKKLNQRQVTNLLRATCQRPRNRQNDIIEMNRKKTNNRDDKEFLIRKEFGLQVREEMTLVNARVLPPPLLKYHDSGRETSVYPQMGQWNMTNKKMVNGARLQFWAFVNFSRLSHDVTFQFLDSLVNVCNSKGMEFSPQPLLPVQSSHPGQIEKVLRDIHKMSAQKRKQLQLLIVILPDFGDSSYGKIKRTCETELGIVSQCCEPKKVQKLNSQYLENLALKINVKAGGRNTVLNDAICKKMPVVTDRLPTIIFGADVTHAAAGDDSSPSVAAVVASTDWPEVTNYRAIVSAQPRDEIIKDLYKLHKSEKGGLVHGGMIRELFFAFYKQKRLKPSRIIFYRDGVGESQFSQVLLHEIDAIRKACASLEDGYMPPITFVVVQKRHHTRLFPADHNNRGLMDRSGNIQPGTVVDTEICHPTEFDFYLNSHAGIQGTSRPAHYHVLLDENRFTGDGLQVLTNNLCYTYARCTRSVSIVPPAYYAHLVAFRARHYIDSDSSDAGSITGGGAHVIRALPEIKENVKDVMFYC from the exons ATGTCCGGACGCGGCCGAGGCCGGCATCATTCCGACGCTCGCTCTAACCCCTCGCACGGCGGAGGCGGCAGGGGACGCGGCAGAGGAGGTTCCAGCGGCGGAGCAAGTTCAGGCGCCGTTGCTTCGGCACCGCCTCAAAATCCTACTCCTTATCCTCCGCCACCGGCGTCATCAAGTTCGACTCCGGCGGCTTCTTCGCTGAGTAGCGACATGGAGCAGAAGTTGACACTGGTGTCGTCAACTACGAATACGTCGGCGGCCGTGGCTGTTGTGCCGCCGTCGTCGTCGAAGGCGGTGAAGCCTCCGCCGCAGAGGCCGGGGTTCGGGACGGCCGGGAAGAAAATTCAGGTCAGGGCCAACCACTTCCTGGTGCAGGTTGCAGAGAGAGACCTCCACCACTACGat GTAAGCATTAGCCCAGAAGTGACATCGAAAAAGATTCACAGGGATGTGATAAACCAGTTGGTTCATTTGTATTCCGAGACGCATTTAGGGAAGAGGATTCCGGCTTATGATGGCATGAAGAGCCTCTATACCGGAGGTCCATTGCCGTTTTCTTCCAAGGAGTTTGTTGTTAAATTGGTTCCAAAGGATACAGGCTCATCAAGTTCGAATAG TCTCAAAAAGGATCGAGAGTTTAGGGTGGTACTCACTTTGGTCAACAAGCCAGACCTTTATCAACTGCAACAGTTTTTGCGCAGCCGGAGTGTTGAAATGCCTCAAAAGGCTATACAAGTCCTTGATGTTGCTCTGAGAGCTACACCATCAGAGAA GTACACTGTTATCGAGAGGTCATTTTTCTCCCCTGAGCTTGGTGAAAAGGGCAGTCTAGGTGAAGGTTTGGAATACTGGAAAGGGTTTTACCAAAGCTTACGCCCAACACAGCTAGGACTTTCTTTTAATATTG ATGTGTCAGCCCGATCTTTCTTCGAACCCATTTTGGTGAATGAGTTTCTCGCTAGGTATTTTAACTATACTGATCGTTCCAGGCCTTTGCCTGATCGTGATTGTATGAAG GTGAAAAGATCATTGAAGCGGATCAAAGTAGAAGTTATTTTAATGGACTGGACCAAAAACAAAGAAGTTAAGAGAACTTACACAATCAATGGACTATCTGCAGAACCCTTGGGTCAGTTAAA ATTTACCTGTGAAGGTGAGGACACATCAGTTGTTCAATATTATCGTAAGAAGTACAACATTGATCTCAAATATGGAGCTTGGCCTGCCATTCAAGCTGGCAATGATTCAAAATCTATATACTTGCCTATGGAG CTTTGCAAAATTGTTGCTGGGCAGAGATACACAAAGAAACTGAATCAAAGACAAGTCACTAACCTACTAAGAGCAACATGTCAACGTCCTCGGAACAGGCAAAATGATATAATAGAG ATGAATAGGAAGAAAACCAACAATAGAGATGATAAAGAATTTCTTATAAGAAAGGAATTTGGATTACAAGTGAGAGAGGAAATGACATTGGTTAATGCACGAGTTTTACCACCTCCTTTG CTCAAATACCATGACAGTGGACGTGAAACAAGTGTTTATCCCCAGATGGGGCAGTGGAACATGACGAACAAG AAAATGGTCAATGGTGCAAGATTGCAATTTTGGGCATTTGTCAATTTCTCCAGACTATCCCATGATGTTACTTTCCAATTTCTTGACTCCTTGGTCAATGTGTGTAATAGTAAGGGGATG GAATTTTCCCCCCAACCCTTGCTTCCAGTACAGTCATCTCATCCTGGACAAATTGAGAAGGTACTCAGGGATATTCACAAGATGTCTGCTCAGAAGAGAAAGCAACTTCAGTtattaattgtcattttgccTGATTTCGGCGATTCATCTTATG GGAAGATTAAACGAACCTGTGAAACCGAATTAGGAATTGTGTCTCAGTGTTGTGAACCCAAGAAAGTACAAAAGCTCAACTCACAATATCTGGAAAATCTTGCACTTAAGATCAATGTGAAG GCAGGTGGACGAAACACTGTTTTGAATGATGCAATTTGCAAAAAGATGCCTGTTGTGACCGATCGCCTCCCTACAATTATCTTTGGAGCAGATGTTACTCATGCAGCAGCCGGGGATGACAGTAGTCCATCAGTAGCAGCA GTCGTGGCCTCAACAGATTGGCCAGAGGTCACAAACTATAGAGCAATTGTCTCAGCGCAGCCCCGTGATGAAATAATCAAAGATCTTTATAAATTGCACAAATCTGAGAAGGGGGGTTTGGTTCACGGAGGAATGATAAG GGAACTTTTCTTTGCATTCTACAAACAAAAGAGATTAAAGCCGTCGAGAATTATATTTTACAG GGACGGGGTGGGTGAAAGCCAATTCAGCCAAGTTTTGCTACATGAGATTGATGCTATAAGAAAG GCTTGTGCTTCTTTGGAGGACGGATACATGCCACCAATTACGTTTGTGGTGGTACAGAAAAGGCATCACACTCGCCTGTTCCCTGCTGATCATAACAATCGTGGTCTGATGGATAGGAGTGGAAATATCCAACCAG GTACTGTTGTCGACACTGAGATTTGCCACCCTACTGAATTTGACTTTTATCTCAATAGTCACGCCGGAATCCAG GGAACAAGCCGGCCAGCACACTACCATGTGTTGTTAGATGAAAACAGATTCACTGGCGATGGTTTGCAAGTTTTAACAAACAATTTATGCTATAC GTATGCAAGGTGTACACGATCGGTCTCAATAG TGCCTCCCGCGTACTATGCTCACTTGGTAGCTTTTCGAGCACGGCATTACATTGACAGTGACTCATCGGATGCTGGTTCTATAACTGGCGGGGGTGCACATGTTATCCGAGCCCTTCCGGAGATCAAAGAAAATGTGAAagatgtcatgttttattgcTGA
- the LOC126788139 gene encoding protein argonaute 5, translated as MSNRGSSTGGRGGGGRGGRGRTGPGGPARGSGSTPAPAPSPSRAPAPSPAHSPAPAQASSSAAPAQPGAGSSSAAASLASEVEQKLSLAPATLPPSTAKAVRFPARPGFGTAGKKVQVRANHFLVEIRERDLHHYDVSISPDVPSKKTNKDIINELVKLYAESHMGKRMLAYDGMKSIYTAGPLPFSSKEFVVKLPEREGRGGPKSKRKDREFKVCIKLANKPDLYQLQQYLLQRHHETPQETIQALDVVLRAAPSQRYCVIGRSFFDPSLGHKGPLENGLEYWRGYYQSLRPTQFGLSLNVDISARAFYEPILVTEFVKRHLGRNDLSKGLSDRDCLKLKRNLKGVKVTCIGSRTHRITGVTLQPLSRLTFTLEDKQTKVFVIQYYHEKYSIDLKHVALPALQSGNESRPTYLPMELCSIVPGQRYTRKLNEKQVTNMLRATCQRPKEREGNIQEMVRRNNYNGERLVSSEFGINVKEQMALVDARVLAPPMLKYHESGRESTDTPRMGAWNMINKKMVNGARVDHWTFVNFSSRLRGDFNDRFCEDLVNMCNSKGVVFNSMPLLPVQSAHPNQIERVLRDIHKQSVQRLKEMGQTDKHLQLLLIILPDVTGSYGPIKRICETELGIVSQCCNPSKVMKLSKQYLENLSLKINVKVGGRNTVLNDAIQRRIPLVSDRPTIIIGADVTHPQPGEDSSPSIAAVVASMDWPEVSKYRGIVSGQKHREEIIQDLYKQTHDEKRGVVQSGMIRELFISFRRSTGQKPHRIIFYRDGVSEGQFSQVLLYEMDAIRRACASLEEGYMPPITFIVVQKRHHTRLFPVDNQADRSGNIQPGTVVDTKICHPTEFDFYLNSHAGIQGTSRPTHYHVLFDENNFTADKLQTLTNNLCYTYARCTRSVSIVPPAYYAHLAAFRARYYIEGDTSDGASIGRGSGGSGGQSQVVPNVHDFVKDVMFFC; from the exons ATGTCAAATCGCGGCAGCTCAACCGGTGGTCGTGGCGGCGGAGGCCGCGGCGGCCGAGGAAGAACAGGTCCCGGCGGTCCGGCCAGAGGctcaggctccactcctgctCCTGCGCCTTCTCCGTCGCGTGCTCCTGCGCCTTCTCCGGCGCACTCTCCTGCTCCTGCTCAGGCATCGTCGAGCGCGGCTCCGGCTCAGCCGGGAGCTGGCTCCTCGTCGGCGGCGGCTTCGCTGGCGAGCGAGGTGGAGCAGAAGCTCTCATTGGCTCCGGCGACGCTGCCTCCGTCGACGGCCAAGGCAGTTAGGTTTCCGGCGAGGCCGGGTTTCGGTACGGCCGGTAAGAAAGTCCAAGTCAGGGCTAACCACTTTCTGGTGGAGATTCGTGAAAGAGATCTGCATCACTACGAT GTCTCAATCAGCCCCGATGTTCCTTCAAAGAAGACCAACAAAGACATCATCAACGAGCTGGTTAAGCTGTATGCTGAGTCTCACATGGGGAAGAGAATGCTAGCCTACGACGGCATGAAGAGTATCTACACTGCTGGACCTTTGCCCTTCTCTTCAAAGGAGTTTGTGGTCAAGCTACCTGAGAGAGAAGGTCGCGGTGGACCTAAATCGAAAAG GAAAGATAGGGAGTTCAAAGTCTGCATTAAGTTGGCGAATAAGCCTGACCTGTATCAGCTACAGCAGTACTTACTGCAGAGGCACCATGAAACACCACAAGAGACCATCCAAGCTCTTGATGTTGTTCTTAGAGCTGCACCTTCGCAGAG ATACTGTGTGATTGGTAGGTCATTTTTTGACCCATCTCTTGGTCACAAAGGTCCGCTTGAGAATGGCTTGGAATACTGGAGGGGCTATTACCAGAGTCTAAGGCCTACTCAATTTGGTCTATCTCTTAACGTTG ATATCTCTGCAAGGGCCTTTTATGAGCCTATTCTGGTGACAGAGTTTGTGAAAAGACACTTGGGTCGCAATGATCTCTCAAAGGGTCTGTCGGACCGTGATTGTCTTAAG CTGAAGAGAAACCTGAAAGGAGTCAAGGTAACCTGCATTGGCAGCAGGACCCATCGAATTACTGGGGTGACTTTACAGCCACTAAGCAGATTAAC GTTCACTCTCGAGGACAAGCAAACTAAAGTGTTTGTGATTCAATATTATCACGAGAAGTATAGTATTGACCTAAAACATGTGGCTCTGCCTGCCCTTCAATCTGGAAATGAATCAAGACCTACTTATTTGCCCATGGAG CTTTGTTCGATTGTTCCTGGGCAGAGATACACAAGGAAACTTAATGAGAAGCAAGTAACAAACATGCTGAGAGCAACTTGTCAACGGCCAAAGGAGAGGGAAGGCAATATACAGGAG ATGGTGAGGCGAAATAATTACAATGGGGAGCGTCTTGTAAGCAGTGAATTTGGTATTAATGTGAAAGAACAAATGGCACTAGTGGATGCTAGAGTGTTAGCACCTCCAATG CTAAAGTACCATGAAAGTGGTCGTGAGAGCACGGATACTCCCCGGATGGGTGCATGGAACATGATCAATAAG AAAATGGTTAATGGTGCCCGAGTGGATCATTGGACATTTGTCAATTTCTCCTCCAGACTCCGTGGAGATTTTAATGATCGCTTTTGTGAAGATCTTGTCAACATGTGCAACAGTAAAGGAGTT GTGTTCAATTCAATGCCTTTACTTCCAGTACAGTCAGCTCATCCTAATCAAATTGAGAGGGTTCTCAGGGATATTCATAAGCAGTCTGTTCAGAGACTGAAAGAGATGGGACAAACCGACAAACATCTTCAGTTGTTGCTCATCATCTTGCCTGATGTGACAGGATCTTATG GCCCCATCAAAAGAATCTGTGAAACGGAGCTTGGGATTGTCTCCCAGTGCTGTAATCCTAGCAAAGTCATGAAGCTTAGTAAGCAGTATCTTGAGAATCTGTCCCTTAAGATTAATGTCAAGGTTGGTGGCAGAAACACTGTGTTAAATGATGCCATTCAGAGAAGAATTCCTCTTGTCAGTGATCGTCCTACAATCATTATTGGTGCTGATGTCACCCATCCACAGCCTGGGGAAGACAGTAGTCCATCCATAGCAGCA GTGGTTGCCTCAATGGACTGGCCTGAGGTCTCTAAGTATAGAGGAATTGTATCAGGACAGAAGCACagagaagagataattcaagatCTTTACAAACAAACTCATGATGAAAAGCGAGGGGTGGTTCAATCTGGAATGATTAG AgaacttttcatttcattcCGAAGATCGACTGGGCAAAAACCGCACAGAATCATCTTCTATAG GGATGGTGTCAGTGAAGGCCAGTTTAGCCAAGTACTGCTTTATGAGATGGATGCAATACGGAGG GCCTGCGCTTCTTTGGAAGAGGGGTATATGCCACCTATTACTTTCATAGTGGTGCAGAAAAGGCACCACACGCGTCTTTTCCCAGTTGACAACCAGGCAGATAGGAGCGGCAATATTCAACCAG GAACTGTGGTGGATACCAAGATATGCCATCCAACAGAATTTGATTTCTACCTCAATAGCCATGCTGGAATTCAG GGAACAAGTCGACCGACTCATTACCATGTACTGTTTGATGAGAACAACTTCACTGCAGATAAGTTGCAGACTCTCACCAACAATCTCTGCTACAC TTATGCAAGGTGCACACGCTCGGTTTCTATAG TTCCTCCTGCCTATTATGCCCATCTTGCTGCATTCAGAGCACGATACTACATTGAGGGCGATACATCTGATGGTGCTTCAATTGGCAGAGGCAGTGGTGGCAGTGGTGGACAGAGCCAAGTTGTTCCGAATGTGCACGACTTTGTTAAGGATGTCATGTTCTTCTGCTGA
- the LOC126788145 gene encoding uncharacterized protein LOC126788145: MQGLKRLTWSSISASSQILRPNETNKSLHLLPPSQHFLAQRISNRFLEFYKLANKAALEKEKARLADELNRGYFADMEELKKHGGKVSEANKILFPAMAAVKFPDLEVYYTDGNILKLPFRPTGNENVADANGSALPKASLLCLSFRASAQGMINSWSVPFVNAFSGSKDVQLFEVSFIDIWLLCQKPFKHLLLRIMKKPKHDDNKDAVKRHNVYSFGDHYYFRKELKILNLVTGYVFLLDKFGRIRWQGSGVATKEEALSLLSCTSVLLEEK; encoded by the exons ATGCAGGGCTTGAAGCGACTCACCTGGTCTTCTATATCTGCTTCATCTCAAATCTTGAGACCCAATGAGACCAACAAGAGTCTCCATCTTCTTCCACCAAGCCAGCATTTCTTAGCTCAGAGAATCTCCAATCGCTTCTTGGAGTTTTACAAG CTTGCAAATAAAGCGGCTTTAGAGAAAGAGAAGGCTCGTCT TGCAGATGAGCTGAATAGGGGTTATTTTGCTGACATGGAAGAGCTTAAGAAACATGGTGGTAAG GTTTCAGAAGCAAATAAAATCTTGTTTCCTGCTATGGCAGCGGTGAAGTTCCCTGACTTGGAAGTATACTACACCGATGGCAATATATTAAAGCTACCCTTTAGACCCACTGGAAATGAAAATGTGGCTGATGCCAACGGCTCAGCTCTTCCTAAGGCATCTTTACTGTGCCTTTCATTTCGAGCAAGTGCCCAG GGAATGATTAATTCTTGGAGCGTTCCTTTTGTCAATGCTTTCAGTGGTTCAAAAGATGTTCAACTATTTGAG GTGTCATTTATAGACATATGGCTCTTATGTCAGAAACCATTTAAGCATCTTCTACTTCGGATTATGAAGAAACCTAAGCATGATGATAACAAGGATGCAGTTAAAAGGCATAATGTATATTCATTTGGGGACCATTATTACTTCAGAAAAGAACTTAAGATCTTGAACCTTGTTACAGG GTATGTATTTCTGCTTGATAAGTTTGGTAGAATAAGGTGGCAAGGCTCCGGAGTGGCTACGAAAGAGGAGGCGTTGTCCCTTCTCTCTTGCACATCAGTACTCTTGGAAGAGAAATAG